In Scomber japonicus isolate fScoJap1 chromosome 7, fScoJap1.pri, whole genome shotgun sequence, one genomic interval encodes:
- the klhl26 gene encoding kelch-like protein 26 isoform X1, giving the protein MAESDGGDFASKQPQSSMANKNSTLRCTFSAPSHSATLLQGLSVLRAQGQLLDVVLAINEERFQVHKAVLAACSDYFRAMFTGGMRESNQDTIELRGLSARGLKHIIDFAYSAEVTLDLDCIQDVLGAAVFLQMVPVVELCEEFLKSAMSVETCLHIGQMATTFSLSSLKDSVDAFTFCHFLQIAEEEDFLHIPMERLIFFLQSNKLKNCSEIDLFHAAIRWLQYDESRRAQASSVLCHVRFPLMHSSELVDSVQTVDIMVEDVLCRQYLLEAFNYQILPFRQHEMQSSRTLIRSDVISLITFGGTPYTDNDRTVSTKVYYLPDIASRQFKELTEMETGCSHACVAVLDNFVYVVGGQHLQYRSGEGAVDSCFRYDPHLNQWLRIQSLQEARIQFQLNVLHGQLYATGGRNRSGSLSSVECYCPKKNEWTYVEPLKRRIWGHAGTPCGEKLYISGGYGVSLDDKKTLHCYDPVADHWDFRAPMNEPRVLHAMISSRDRVYALGGRMDHVDRCFDVLAVEYYNPESDHWTTVNPMRAGQSEAGCCLLDRKIYIVGGYNWHLNNVTSIIQVYNTETDEWERDLHFPESFAGIACTPIILPQITTQR; this is encoded by the exons ATGGCGGAGTCGGATGGTGGGGATTTTGCCTCGAAACAGCCGCAGAGCAG tatGGCTAACAAGAATAGCACCCTGCGCTGTACATTCTCAGCCCCGAGCCACAGTGCCACCCTCCTCCAGGGCTTGTCAGTCTTGCGGGCTCAGGGCCAACTACTTGATGTCGTTCTGGCCATCAATGAGGAGCGCTTCCAGGTCCACAAAGCTGTGCTGGCCGCCTGTAGCGATTACTTCAG AGCAATGTTTACTGGAGGTATGAGGGAGTCAAATCAAGATACCATTGAGCTGAGGGGTTTGTCCGCCCGAGGGTTAAAGCATATCATTGACTTTGCCTATAGTGCAGAAGTCACTTTAGACCTGGACTGTATTCAGGATGTCCTCGGAGCAGCTGTCTTTCTCCAGATGGTTCCTGTTGTGGAGCTCTGTGAGGAGTTCCTCAAGTCTGCAATGAGTGTGGAGACCTGCCTGCACATCGGCCAGATGGCCACCACTTTCAGCCTGTCTTCCCTCAAGGACTCAGTGGACGCCTTCACATTTTGCCACTTCCTTCAAATTGCAGAGGAAGAGGACTTTCTGCACATTCCCATGGAGCGCCTCATCTTCTTCCTGCAGAGCAACAAACTGAAGAACTGTAGCGAGATTGACCTCTTCCACGCTGCCATCAGATGGCTCCAATATGACGAGTCTCGCCGGGCTCAAGCTAGCAGTGTCCTCTGCCATGTGCGCTTCCCGCTCATGCACTCGTCTGAACTGGTGGACAGTGTTCAGACGGTGGACATCATGGTGGAGGATGTGCTGTGCCGCCAGTATCTCCTTGAGGCCTTCAATTACCAAATTCTTCCCTTCAGACAGCATGAGATGCAGTCCTCACGGACACTCATTCGTTCTGATGTCATTTCACTCATCACGTTTGGTGGAACGCCCTACACTGACAATGATCGCACCGTTAGCACCAAGGTGTACTACCTCCCTGACATTGCCTCCCGCCAGTTCAAAGAGCtgacagagatggagacagGGTGCAGCCATGCTTGTGTTGCCGTGCTTGATAACTTTGTGTACGTCGTCGGTGGACAGCACTTACAGTACCGAAGTGGTGAGGGGGCAGTAGACAGCTGTTTCCGCTACGACCCACACCTGAACCAGTGGCTGCGTATCCAGTCCTTGCAGGAGGCACGAATCCAGTTCCAGCTCAACGTGCTGCATGGACAGCTGTATGCCACCGGAGGGCGCAATCGATCTGGCAGTCTGTCATCTGTAGAGTGTTACTGCCCAAAGAAGAATGAGTGGACATATGTGGAACCATTAAAACGCAGGATTTGGGGTCATGCAGGGACACCCTGTGGAGAAAAGCTGTATATCTCAGGAGGTTATGGCGTCTCATTGGATGACAAGAAAACTCTTCACTGCTATGACCCGGTAGCTGACCATTGGGACTTCAGGGCTCCCATGAATGAACCCAGAGTGCTGCATGCCATGATCAGTAGCAGAGATCGGGTTTATGCACTAGGTGGTCGCATGGACCACGTGGACCGCTGTTTTGATGTGCTGGCGGTCGAGTATTACAATCCAGAGAGTGACCACTGGACCACTGTCAATCCCATGAGAGCAGGGCAGTCTGAGGCTGGCTGCTGCTTACTGGACAGAAAGATCTACATCGTTGGTGGCTACAACTGGCACCTGAATAACGTCACAAGCATCATTCAGGTGtacaacacagagacagatgagTGGGAGAGGGATTTGCATTTCCCAGAGTCCTTTGCTGGCATTGCATGTACACCAATTATACTTCCACAAATCACCACACAACGCTAA
- the klhl26 gene encoding kelch-like protein 26 isoform X2, whose amino-acid sequence MAESDGGDFASKQPQSRAMFTGGMRESNQDTIELRGLSARGLKHIIDFAYSAEVTLDLDCIQDVLGAAVFLQMVPVVELCEEFLKSAMSVETCLHIGQMATTFSLSSLKDSVDAFTFCHFLQIAEEEDFLHIPMERLIFFLQSNKLKNCSEIDLFHAAIRWLQYDESRRAQASSVLCHVRFPLMHSSELVDSVQTVDIMVEDVLCRQYLLEAFNYQILPFRQHEMQSSRTLIRSDVISLITFGGTPYTDNDRTVSTKVYYLPDIASRQFKELTEMETGCSHACVAVLDNFVYVVGGQHLQYRSGEGAVDSCFRYDPHLNQWLRIQSLQEARIQFQLNVLHGQLYATGGRNRSGSLSSVECYCPKKNEWTYVEPLKRRIWGHAGTPCGEKLYISGGYGVSLDDKKTLHCYDPVADHWDFRAPMNEPRVLHAMISSRDRVYALGGRMDHVDRCFDVLAVEYYNPESDHWTTVNPMRAGQSEAGCCLLDRKIYIVGGYNWHLNNVTSIIQVYNTETDEWERDLHFPESFAGIACTPIILPQITTQR is encoded by the exons ATGGCGGAGTCGGATGGTGGGGATTTTGCCTCGAAACAGCCGCAGAGCAG AGCAATGTTTACTGGAGGTATGAGGGAGTCAAATCAAGATACCATTGAGCTGAGGGGTTTGTCCGCCCGAGGGTTAAAGCATATCATTGACTTTGCCTATAGTGCAGAAGTCACTTTAGACCTGGACTGTATTCAGGATGTCCTCGGAGCAGCTGTCTTTCTCCAGATGGTTCCTGTTGTGGAGCTCTGTGAGGAGTTCCTCAAGTCTGCAATGAGTGTGGAGACCTGCCTGCACATCGGCCAGATGGCCACCACTTTCAGCCTGTCTTCCCTCAAGGACTCAGTGGACGCCTTCACATTTTGCCACTTCCTTCAAATTGCAGAGGAAGAGGACTTTCTGCACATTCCCATGGAGCGCCTCATCTTCTTCCTGCAGAGCAACAAACTGAAGAACTGTAGCGAGATTGACCTCTTCCACGCTGCCATCAGATGGCTCCAATATGACGAGTCTCGCCGGGCTCAAGCTAGCAGTGTCCTCTGCCATGTGCGCTTCCCGCTCATGCACTCGTCTGAACTGGTGGACAGTGTTCAGACGGTGGACATCATGGTGGAGGATGTGCTGTGCCGCCAGTATCTCCTTGAGGCCTTCAATTACCAAATTCTTCCCTTCAGACAGCATGAGATGCAGTCCTCACGGACACTCATTCGTTCTGATGTCATTTCACTCATCACGTTTGGTGGAACGCCCTACACTGACAATGATCGCACCGTTAGCACCAAGGTGTACTACCTCCCTGACATTGCCTCCCGCCAGTTCAAAGAGCtgacagagatggagacagGGTGCAGCCATGCTTGTGTTGCCGTGCTTGATAACTTTGTGTACGTCGTCGGTGGACAGCACTTACAGTACCGAAGTGGTGAGGGGGCAGTAGACAGCTGTTTCCGCTACGACCCACACCTGAACCAGTGGCTGCGTATCCAGTCCTTGCAGGAGGCACGAATCCAGTTCCAGCTCAACGTGCTGCATGGACAGCTGTATGCCACCGGAGGGCGCAATCGATCTGGCAGTCTGTCATCTGTAGAGTGTTACTGCCCAAAGAAGAATGAGTGGACATATGTGGAACCATTAAAACGCAGGATTTGGGGTCATGCAGGGACACCCTGTGGAGAAAAGCTGTATATCTCAGGAGGTTATGGCGTCTCATTGGATGACAAGAAAACTCTTCACTGCTATGACCCGGTAGCTGACCATTGGGACTTCAGGGCTCCCATGAATGAACCCAGAGTGCTGCATGCCATGATCAGTAGCAGAGATCGGGTTTATGCACTAGGTGGTCGCATGGACCACGTGGACCGCTGTTTTGATGTGCTGGCGGTCGAGTATTACAATCCAGAGAGTGACCACTGGACCACTGTCAATCCCATGAGAGCAGGGCAGTCTGAGGCTGGCTGCTGCTTACTGGACAGAAAGATCTACATCGTTGGTGGCTACAACTGGCACCTGAATAACGTCACAAGCATCATTCAGGTGtacaacacagagacagatgagTGGGAGAGGGATTTGCATTTCCCAGAGTCCTTTGCTGGCATTGCATGTACACCAATTATACTTCCACAAATCACCACACAACGCTAA
- the crtc1b gene encoding CREB-regulated transcription coactivator 1b: protein MASSNNPRKFSEKIALHNQKQAEETAAFEEVMKDLNITRAARLQLQKTQYLQLGQNRGQYYGGSLPNVNQIGNGNIDLPFQNSVLDTSRTTRHHGLVERVYRDRNRISSPHRRPLSVDKHGRQIDSCPYSSVYLSPPPDTSWRRTNSDSALHQSAMNPKPQEVFAGGSQELQPKRVLLLTVPGTENSESNADKDAQKQLWDDKKDDSSTPNTCDVPGINIYPSPDQELNPSVLPAAHNTGGSLPDLTNIQFPPPLSTPLDPEDTVAFPSLSSANSTGSLTTNLTHLGISAASHGIPTSSQPTMTVTAQRRQPPVVPLTLTSDLHLQHSPQQLSSTLSSPVNITQALPTESLTLEQQLSQYPLFNQLTAQAQAQLISDLQKQQQALPQGIQLIALPTSISTGSATASSPSPDSQTTASMSMSISSYRNQTGSPATQSPTSPVSNQGFSPGGSPQHIPVVGSIFGDSFYDQQLTSRQTNALSHQLEQFNMIENPISSTSLYNQCSTLNYTQAAMMGLTGSSLQDSQQLGYSSHGNIPNIILTVTGESPPSLSKELTNSLAGVGDVSFDTDSQFPLDELKIDPLTLDGLHMLNDPDMVLTDPATEDTFRMDRL, encoded by the exons atggCGTCCTCGAACAATCCTCGCAAATTTAGCGAAAAAATCGCTTTGCATAACCAGAAACAGGCGGAGGAGACGGCCGCGTTTGAAGAAGTGATGAAAGACTTGAACATCACCAGAGCTGCACGG TTGCAGTTACAGAAGACCCAGTATTTGCAACTAGGGCAGAATCGTGGACAGTACTATGGAGGCTCACTGCCCAATGTCAATCAGATTGGAAATGGCAACATTGACCTGCCTTTTCAG AACTCGGTGCTGGATACGAGTCGGACAACCAGGCACCACGGACTGGTGGAGCGTGTTTACCGTGACAGAAACCGCATCTCGTCTCCACACCGTCGGCCGCTGTCGGTCGACAAACATGGACGTCAG ATTGACAGCTGTCCTTACAGCTCAGTTTACCTCTCCCCACCGCCAGACACTAGCTGGAGAAG GACAAATTCAGACTCCGCCTTACATCAGAGCGCCATGAATCCTAAACCCCAAGAGGTGTTCGCAGGGGGATCACAGGAGCTGCAGCCTAAACGAG TACTGCTGCTAACAGTGCCTGGGACGGAGAATTCGGAGTCAAACGCAGACAAGGACGCGCAGAAACAGTTGTGGGATGACAAGAAG GATGATTCATCAACGCCCAACACATGTGATGTCCCAGGAATCAA TATATACCCATCACCAGACCAGGAATTGAACCCATCCGTGCTCCCAGCTGCGCACAACACCGGAGGTTCGCTGCCCGATCTAACCAACATCCAGTTCCCTCCTCCGCTGTCCACCCCGCTGGACCCTGAGGACACTGTGGCCTTCCCCTCCCTCAGCTCAGCCAACAGCACAGGCAGCCTGACCACCAACCTCACCCACCTGGGCATCAGCGCTGCCAGCCATG GGATCCCCACCTCCTCTCAGCCCACCATGACTGTAACGGCACAGCGCCGTCAGCCCCCTGTGGTGCCGCTCACCCTCACTTCTGACCTCCATCTTCAACACTCCCCACAGCAGCTCTCATCCACCCTGTCATCGCCTGTTAACATCACGCAG GCTTTGCCAACAGAGTCGTTGACCCTGGAGCAGCAGCTCTCCCAGTACCCCCTGTTTAACCAGCTGACGGCTCAGGCCCAGGCTCAGCTGATCAGCGACttgcagaagcagcagcaggccTTGCCTCAGGGCATCCAGCTCATTGCCTTGCCAACTTCAATCTCCACTGGTTCAGCCACTGCCAGCAGTCCCTCCCCAGACAGCCAGACCACCGCCAGCATGAGCATGAGCATCAGCTCG TACCGCAATCAGACTGGCTCACCAGCCACTCAGTCTCCAACCTCCCCAGTCTCCAATCAAGGCTTCTCCCCCGGCGGCTCGCCTCAA CATATTCCCGTGGTGGGCAGTATATTTGGCGACTCCTTCTACGATCAGCAGTTAACATCAAGGCAGACCAACGCTCTTTCTCATCAG CTGGAGCAGTTCAACATGATCGAGAACCCCATCAGCTCCACCAGCCTTTACAATCAGTGCTCCACCCTCAACTACACGCAGGCAGCCATGATGGGTCTTACCGGGAGCAGCTTACAAGATTCGCAGCAGCTCGGTTACAGTAGCCATGGCAACATCCCCAACATCATCCTAACAG TCACAGGTGAGTCTCCACCGAGCCTCTCCAAAGAACTGACCAACTCCCTGGCAGGCGTCGGCGATGTCAGTTTCGACACAGACTCTCAGTTCCCACTGGACGAGCTGAAGATTGACCCCCTCACCCTGGACGGACTGCACATGCTCAACGACCCCGACATGGTGCTCACCGACCCTGCCACCGAGGACACTTTCAGGATGGACAGGCTGTAA